The following are encoded together in the Fundulus heteroclitus isolate FHET01 chromosome 19, MU-UCD_Fhet_4.1, whole genome shotgun sequence genome:
- the LOC105921376 gene encoding F-box only protein 33 translates to MALCGGVGAMALPSELIVHIFSFLSDRDKLRASAVCSRWRECLFYPALWTELKLRVGDGRNGADETPKLEFLMRKFGSFVRELQLELAPVEGNLSPLSNEPPAAGMEQPAGGQEGDPQRLSERWRDAMATYLDQVLCVFTSIRNNRNLQRLSLYGDTFILQQEGLSDGSNLHQIHQGDKKINEIQQLFMELLSNSRQLRWLSCSFMLGLVTPCSLACLSNPSAETLQHLSLLDHQLGPLISPSELDRLSNLHSLALDFSDFTPELCGLLASPRRAPLHRLSLLLNGAALEFKPLEDTAKEEDWKALVRVSANLRVYIMALEVDSSELLRVLKPSLPLERLHLDSYSTLVNDATLELISQQYNKTLTHFLLLRDGPGFPDLSVNRNEDPLVLLAWRCTQLAVLVIHGYTVWSHNLVAISRLRGSSLRVLTVSEESIDFDPDQSLYVEGDPVHNLVKEVSLGLGRVWHPCLDSSVVLSEPTQHFHRELRSFSAGM, encoded by the exons ATGGCTCTGTGCGGCGGTGTCGGAGCCATGGCTTTACCCAGCGAGCTCATCGTCCACATCTTCTCCTTTCTGTCCGACCGGGACAAGCTGCGGGCCTCGGCGGTCTGCTCCCGCTGGAGGGAGTGCCTCTTCTACCCCGCGCTGTGGACCGAGCTCAAGCTGCGGGTCGGCGACGGCCGCAACGGCGCCGACGAGACGCCCAAGCTGGAGTTCCTCATGCGGAAGTTCGGCTCCTTCGTGCGGGAGCTGCAGCTGGAGCTGGCGCCGGTGGAAGGGAACCTCAGCCCGCTGAGCAACGAGCCGCCGGCCGCCGGGATGGAGCAGCCGGCCGGCGGGCAGGAGGGCGACCCGCAGCGGCTGTCGGAGCGGTGGAGGGACGCCATGGCCACCTACCTGGACCAGGTCCTGTGTGTGTTCACCAGCATCCGGAACAACAG AAACCTGCAGAGGCTGAGTCTGTACGGAGACACCTTCATCCTGCAGCAGGAGGGACTGTCGGACGGCTCCAACCTGCACCAGATCCACCAGGGGGACAAGAAGATCAACGA AATCCAGCAGTTGTTCATGGAGCTGCTGTCCAACAGCCGGCAGCTGCGGTGGCTGTCCTGCAGCTTCATGCTGGGCCTGGTGACGCCCTGCTCCTTGGCCTGCCTGTCCAACCCTTCAGCTGAGACGCTGCAACACCTCAGTTTGCTCGACCACCAGCTCG GCCCCCTCATCTCCCCGTCAGAGCTGGATCGGCTTTCCAACCTTCACTCCTTAGCTCTGGATTTCTCTGACTTCACGCCCGAGCTCTGTGGTTTGCTGGCATCTCCACGACGAGCTCCGCTCCATCgcctctccctgctgctgaacGGCGCCGCCCTGGAGTTCAAACCGCTGGAGGACACGGCCAAAGAGGAGGACTGGAAGGCGCTG GTACGCGTCAGCGCCAACCTGCGAGTGTACATAATGGCTCTGGAGGTGGACAGCTCAGAGCTCCTCAGGGTCCTAAAGCCCAGCCTGCCTCTAGAGCGCCTCCACCTGGACAGTTACAGCACGCTGGTGAACGACGCCACCCTGGAGCTCATCTCCCAGCAGTACAACAAAACCCTCACCCACTTCCTGCTGCTCAGGGACGGCCCCGGCTTCCCCGACCTCAGCGTCAACCGCAACGAGGACCCCCTGGTCCTGCTGGCGTGGAGGTGCACCCAGCTGGCGGTCCTGGTGATACACG GTTACACGGTGTGGTCCCACAACCTGGTGGCCATCTCCCGCCTGCGCGGCTCCAGCCTGCGCGTCCTCACCGTCTCAGAGGAGAGCATCGACTTCGACCCGGACCAGTCGCTGTACGTGGAGGGAGACCCCGTCCACAACCTGGTGAAGGAGGTGTCGCTGGGCCTCGGCCGCGTCTGGCACCCCTGCCTGGACTCCTCCGTGGTTCTGTCCGAGCCGACCCAACACTTCCACCGCGAGCTGCGCTCCTTCAGCGCCGGCATGTAG